GGGCATTGCGATAACTGCGTCGACGGCGTGCAAACCTGGGACGCCACCGAGCCGGCGCGCCAGGCCTTGTCGGCGATTTATCGCACCGGCCAGCGCTACGGCGTCGGGCATCTGGTAGAGGTGTTGCTGGGCAAGGACAACGAAAAGGTGCGGGGTGCCGGGCATCAACACCTGGCGGTGTTCGGCGTCGGCAAGGGCCGGGCCGAGGGCGAGTGGCGCTCATTGTTCCGCCAGTTGGTGGCCCGTGGCCTGGCCGATATCGACCTCGATGGCTACGGCGGTCTGCGCCTGAGCGACAGCTGCCGGCCGCTGCTCAAGGGCGAAGTGACCCTGGAATTGCGTCGCGACCTGAAACCGCAAACCACCGCCAAGACCGGCTCCAGCCAGGCCAGCCAATTGGTGCGTGGCGAAGAGCGGGAACAATGGGAAGCGTTGCGCGCCCTGCGCCGCAAGCTCGCCGAAGAACATGGCGTGCCGCCCTACGTTATCTTTCCCGACTCCACGTTGCTGGAAATGCTCCGCAGCCAGCCGGGCTCCCTGGCGGAGATGGCGCGGGTCAGCGGCGTCGGTGCGCGCAAGCTGGAGCGTTATGGCGATGCGTTCCTCGAGGTCCTTGGCGGCCGGGCCGAGGCGCCGAAAGTGGTGGCCGACCTGCGCCACGAGTTGATTACCCTGGCCCGCGCCGGCATGACCCCGCTGCAGATTGCCGGGCAGTTGCAATGCTCGGAGAAAAACGTCTACACGCTGTTGGCCGAAGCCATCGGCAAGCAACAATTGTCGCTGGAGCAGGCTCTGGATCTGCCGGAAGACCTGCTGGGCGAAGTGCAGGATGCGTTCCTCGACGGCGAGGGCGAATTGCCGGCCGTCGCCGAAATTGCCCCGCTGTTTGCCGGTCGGGTTCCGGAGGGCGTGTTGTACTGCGTGCGTGCGGCCTTGCAGTCAGAGTTCGAGATGTAACTTGACGCCTCTCAAGATGTAACGATTCAGTACAGTCTCGACCTTGCTTCGTACCGAGGGTCATGCTTAGCTGGCTAACAATTAGTATTACTTCGATATCAGTCTAAACATGAGTGTTTTATGCCGTTAACCGAACAACACCGCTTTGGCATGCAGTTGGCGCAAATGTCTCGCGGTTGGCGCGCCGAACTGGATCGCCGTCTTGCTGGCCTCGGCCTGTCTCAGGCCCGATGGCTGGTGCTGCTGCACCTGGCGCGTTTCAAGGACGCGCCTACCCAGCGCGAGCTGGCGCAAAGCGTCGGCGTTGAGGGGCCAACCCTGGCTCGCCTGCTCGACAGCCTGGAAACCCAGGGCCTGGTTCAGCGCCTGGCGGTGGCTGAAGACCGTCGGGCGAAGAAAATTCTTCTTTGCGATACGGCCCGTCCGCTGATCGAGCAAATCGAAACCATCGCCAACGCGCTGCGCCAGGAGTTGTTCGACGGCGTCGATGAGGAAGAGATCAAGCTGTGCATGCGCGTCCACAGCCGCATCCTCGCCAATCTGGAGAAGTGATTCATCCCCCCCCTCTGCGTGAAGTCGGCCAGCCTTAGAAGGTCTGGCCCAGGTTCATGTAAATCGCCTGCTGGTCATCGTCGTTGAAGCCGTAACTGAAGTTCAGTGGCCCGAGCGGCGTGTCAAATCCGAGGAACACGCTGGCGGCGTTGATGTAGCCGCTGTCGAACTCGTTGTCGTTGTTCCACGCCCGGCCGCGTTCCAGCGAGCCACCCACGTACAGCGGGAAGTCCAGCGGCAGGTAGGAGCGCGGGGTCAGGCGCCGGTAGTACACGGCGCGCAGAAGGCTGGCGTTCTGTCCGGATATCGCATCCTCGCGAAAGCCCGAGAGTTGCCGCGCGCCGCCGAGCAGGAAGCTCGACGTGACCACGTTGGCCTGGTCCAGTGTGCGTCCGTAACGCCCGCCAAGGACGTAAGTGTCGGGGCCGAAGCTCAGCGCCTTGTCCAGCTTGAACTCCCACTGTCGATAACGCTGGTCCGATCCCAGCTCCGGCTCGAATTGGCGAAATGCCAGGCCGATGTCCTCGCCGGCATGGGGAAAATAGACGTTGTCCAGTGAGTCGAACGAGTACTTGAGCTGGTAGAAGCCTTCGTTGAAGCTTTCGCTGGGCAGGCTCTGGTCGCCGATGCGCACATCAGCCTTGCCCCAGGCTTCGCCGACCCCGAGGCGGATTTCGCCGCTGTTGCCGATCTGTCGTCCGACGTTCAAACCAAAACCGTAGCGTTCCAGGCGGTACTCGGCCACGGGGTCGTTGTCGAGAATGGCCTCGACATTCTGCGACTCGATCGCCGCGTAGGGCGCGATGAAGTAGCGCGAACCGACGTCCAGCGGCTGGTAGAACTCGGTGTACAACTCCTGCTGATCGCCGATCTGCAAGCGGGTCAGCCATTCGGCGCCGAGGCGGTTGATGCCGTTCATGCGGTAACTGGCGCCAATGTTGAAGGCGCTGTCGCCTTCCATGTCATCCGAGAGGTTCAGGCCCAGGCGCAGGTAGTCGGTGCCGGTGCGCTTGCCGCGGGCGCGGATTACCAGGGTGTGCTCGTCGCCCTTGTGCACTACGCGGTACTGCACCTGCTCGAAGTAGTCCAGGCCATACAGGGTGCCCATGTCGGTCTGCAGGCGGCCCATGTCCAATGGTTCGCCGATGTTCTGCCGGATGTAGTAGCGGATCACGTCGTCACCGACCTTCGAGTCGTTTTCCACCTTGATCGCGGTGATGATCGGCGTGCGTTGCCCGGGCGCGCGGGCCGCGTTCAATTCGGCATCCACCGGTTCGGCGGGGCGCAGTCTGGCGAGGCGGGCATCGAGAATGCGCGTGGCGCGATAGCCGGCATCGATCATTTCCTCAGCCTTGCCAAAGTCGGTGACGCCAAAGCTGGCCAGCGGCGGCTCGATCAGCACATCGTTCGGGTGCAGGGCGGCCAGTTGTTCTTCGGAGTTGCGCCGGGTCATCAGGGTGATCGACTGGTTGAGCACGTCGACCACCGTTGCCAGCTGTTTGCGGCTACGTAGCGGGGTGCCGATGTCGACCACGATGGCGACGTCAACGCCCATTTCCCGTGCCACATCCAACGGAATGTTGTCGGTCATGCCGCCGTCCACCAGCAGTCGGCCGTCGAGCTCGACCGGGGCGAACACCGCCGGGATCGACATGCTGGCGCGGATCACCTGGGGCAAATGGCCTTTGCGAAATACCACTTTTTCGCCGCTGGCAATGTCGGTGGCCACGGCGCGGAAAGGGATCGGTAATTTGTCGAAATCCCGAGTATCGCTGGTATGGGCCAGCAGGCTTTCGAGCAGCAGCGACAGGTTCTGGCCCTGGATCACCCCAAGCGGCAGGCCGAGGCTGCCGTCGTCGCGAAAACTGAGCTTCTGCTTGACCAGGAAATCGCGGTCATCCTGTTTGCGCCGAAACGGTACATCGGCACGTGGCGGGGCATCCGACAGGGCCTGTTGCCAGTCGATCTTCAGGGCGAGTTTTTCCAGCTCGTCAATCTTGTATCCCGAGGCGTACAGCCCGCCGATCACTGCGCCCATGCTGGTGCCGGCGATCGCGTCGATCTTGATCCCCTGTTCCTCCAGTGCCTTGAGCACGCCAATGTGCGCCAGCCCGCGCGCGGCGCCACCGGACAGCACCAGGCCGACTTTCGGTCGCGGCGTTTCGGCGGCGAGCACACACAGGGGCAGCAAACACAGGAGCAGGCAGGACAGCAGGCGGCGCATCGGGTATCTCGGGTGATCGTTAAAGGCGGCTATTATAGCGACGCTATCGCCCTCAGGAGTTTCGCCCGCATGACCGCCAGCAAACCGGAAATTGTCATCACTTACTGCACCCAGTGCCAATGGCTGTTGCGTGCCGCCTGGCTGGCACAGGAACTGCTCAGCACCTTTGGCGACGACCTGGGAAAAGTGTCATTGGTGCCGGGCACCGGCGGCATCTTCCGGATTGATTGTGAGGGCGTGCAGATCTGGGAGCGCAAGGCCGACGGCGGTTTTCCGGAAGCCAAGGTGCTCAAGCAGCGGGTACGGGACCAGATCGATCCGCAGCGCGACCTGGGGCACAACGATCGCACCCGGTAACGCTC
This region of Pseudomonas fluorescens genomic DNA includes:
- a CDS encoding MarR family transcriptional regulator, yielding MPLTEQHRFGMQLAQMSRGWRAELDRRLAGLGLSQARWLVLLHLARFKDAPTQRELAQSVGVEGPTLARLLDSLETQGLVQRLAVAEDRRAKKILLCDTARPLIEQIETIANALRQELFDGVDEEEIKLCMRVHSRILANLEK
- a CDS encoding patatin-like phospholipase family protein translates to MRRLLSCLLLCLLPLCVLAAETPRPKVGLVLSGGAARGLAHIGVLKALEEQGIKIDAIAGTSMGAVIGGLYASGYKIDELEKLALKIDWQQALSDAPPRADVPFRRKQDDRDFLVKQKLSFRDDGSLGLPLGVIQGQNLSLLLESLLAHTSDTRDFDKLPIPFRAVATDIASGEKVVFRKGHLPQVIRASMSIPAVFAPVELDGRLLVDGGMTDNIPLDVAREMGVDVAIVVDIGTPLRSRKQLATVVDVLNQSITLMTRRNSEEQLAALHPNDVLIEPPLASFGVTDFGKAEEMIDAGYRATRILDARLARLRPAEPVDAELNAARAPGQRTPIITAIKVENDSKVGDDVIRYYIRQNIGEPLDMGRLQTDMGTLYGLDYFEQVQYRVVHKGDEHTLVIRARGKRTGTDYLRLGLNLSDDMEGDSAFNIGASYRMNGINRLGAEWLTRLQIGDQQELYTEFYQPLDVGSRYFIAPYAAIESQNVEAILDNDPVAEYRLERYGFGLNVGRQIGNSGEIRLGVGEAWGKADVRIGDQSLPSESFNEGFYQLKYSFDSLDNVYFPHAGEDIGLAFRQFEPELGSDQRYRQWEFKLDKALSFGPDTYVLGGRYGRTLDQANVVTSSFLLGGARQLSGFREDAISGQNASLLRAVYYRRLTPRSYLPLDFPLYVGGSLERGRAWNNDNEFDSGYINAASVFLGFDTPLGPLNFSYGFNDDDQQAIYMNLGQTF
- a CDS encoding SelT/SelW/SelH family protein, with the protein product MTASKPEIVITYCTQCQWLLRAAWLAQELLSTFGDDLGKVSLVPGTGGIFRIDCEGVQIWERKADGGFPEAKVLKQRVRDQIDPQRDLGHNDRTR